The Cohnella abietis genome has a segment encoding these proteins:
- a CDS encoding enolase C-terminal domain-like protein: MEKLTIRNIKTILTAPEGINLVVVKVETSDPEIYGVGCATFTQRYLTVQNAIEQYIKPFLIGKDVHNINDIWHSTIVSSYWRNGPVLNNALSGVDMALWDIKGKIAGMPLYQLFGGKLREGAAVYRHADGRDVKEVEENARAFMEQGYRYIRCQLGTYGGKNQSIVSPIGAPVGAYYDPKTYMKSILGLFEHLRAQLGWDIELLHDIHERLAPIDAVNFAKQLEPFQLFFLEDALPPEQIEWFRMIRQHSSIPLAMGELFNNPNEWMPLITNRLIDYIRIHVSQIGGITPTRKLTALCDAFGVRTAWHGPGDTSPVGHAAHVHLDVSSINFGIQEWNGFNQNIQEVFPGCPEVKNGYVYPNDKPGLGIDIDEKLAAKFPCENILPEWTLARLPDGTPTTP, from the coding sequence ATGGAGAAGCTAACTATACGTAATATAAAAACAATTCTAACCGCACCAGAAGGCATTAATTTGGTTGTTGTGAAAGTAGAAACATCAGACCCTGAAATTTACGGAGTAGGCTGTGCCACGTTTACCCAACGTTATTTAACGGTGCAGAATGCCATCGAACAATATATTAAACCGTTTTTGATTGGTAAGGATGTTCATAACATCAACGATATTTGGCATTCCACGATTGTTAGCAGCTATTGGCGTAATGGTCCTGTGTTGAATAATGCTCTGTCTGGGGTAGATATGGCTTTATGGGACATTAAGGGGAAAATAGCAGGAATGCCGCTGTATCAGCTGTTCGGTGGAAAGCTGAGAGAGGGCGCTGCTGTGTATCGCCATGCAGATGGACGAGATGTGAAGGAGGTCGAGGAGAACGCACGTGCCTTCATGGAGCAGGGGTATCGCTATATTCGTTGTCAGCTAGGAACGTATGGTGGAAAGAATCAGTCCATTGTTTCACCAATAGGAGCTCCGGTAGGCGCCTATTATGATCCTAAAACCTACATGAAGAGCATCCTGGGCTTGTTCGAGCATCTTAGAGCGCAGCTAGGCTGGGATATTGAGCTGTTGCATGACATTCATGAGCGTTTGGCACCAATAGATGCTGTTAACTTCGCCAAGCAGCTAGAGCCTTTCCAGCTATTTTTCCTAGAGGATGCGCTACCGCCTGAGCAGATTGAATGGTTCCGTATGATTCGTCAGCATTCTTCTATTCCTCTAGCGATGGGAGAGCTATTCAACAACCCGAATGAATGGATGCCGCTCATCACTAACCGTTTGATTGATTATATTCGAATTCATGTGAGCCAAATCGGAGGAATTACTCCTACAAGAAAATTGACCGCTCTCTGTGACGCATTCGGGGTTAGAACGGCTTGGCACGGTCCAGGTGATACTTCACCTGTTGGGCATGCGGCTCATGTACACTTGGATGTTAGCAGCATTAATTTCGGTATTCAAGAATGGAACGGATTTAATCAAAATATTCAAGAAGTGTTTCCAGGCTGCCCAGAGGTTAAGAACGGATACGTCTATCCAAACGACAAGCCGGGATTAGGAATCGATATCGACGAGAAGCTAGCTGCGAAGTTCCCATGTGAGAACATTCTTCCGGAATGGACACTCGCAAGATTGCCTGATGGTACTCCGACAACTCCTTGA
- a CDS encoding MFS transporter, whose translation MTLQSKRSTLALLALAISAFAIGTTEFISVGLLPLISEDLNISVTTSALTVTLYALGVTFGAPILTSLTTSVPRKTLLFWIMIVFIIGNSLAATAGGVGILLAARVISALSHGVFMSIGSTIAADLVPENRRASAIAIMFSGLTVATVTGVPLGTFIGQHMGWRAAFIGIVVIGIIAFIANMVLIPSDLRKGTKTPLRDQLKIVANGRLLLAFAITAIGYGGTFVVFTYLSPLLHEITGFKESTVAVILLVYGIAIAIGNVIGGKAANRKPVSALLYMFVLQSIVLLILTFTIPFKAAGLITIFFMGLLAFMNVPGLQVYVVMLAERYTPKSVDVASAFNIAAFNAGIAIGAYLGGVVTDSMGLIHTAWVGSLMVLAAVALTAWARALERKDETKLTHKPSY comes from the coding sequence ATGACATTGCAATCAAAGAGAAGCACGCTGGCTCTCCTTGCTCTAGCCATAAGCGCCTTTGCTATTGGAACAACAGAGTTCATCAGTGTAGGGCTGCTCCCCCTCATCTCTGAAGACTTGAATATATCTGTTACTACTTCTGCATTAACCGTTACTTTGTATGCTCTAGGGGTAACCTTCGGAGCGCCAATACTAACATCTTTGACCACTAGCGTTCCACGCAAAACATTGCTGTTTTGGATTATGATTGTGTTTATAATAGGCAATAGTCTTGCTGCCACTGCGGGCGGAGTAGGCATTCTCCTGGCGGCTCGTGTCATCTCAGCACTGTCACACGGAGTATTTATGTCCATTGGCTCTACTATTGCGGCCGACCTCGTCCCTGAGAACCGCCGAGCTAGTGCCATAGCTATTATGTTTTCCGGACTTACGGTTGCCACGGTTACTGGAGTACCTTTGGGTACTTTTATCGGGCAGCATATGGGATGGCGAGCTGCTTTTATCGGAATTGTAGTCATCGGTATAATAGCATTCATAGCCAACATGGTGCTAATTCCTTCTGATTTGCGTAAAGGTACCAAAACACCATTGCGAGATCAGCTTAAAATTGTAGCTAATGGACGATTGCTGCTTGCATTTGCTATTACAGCTATAGGCTACGGGGGTACTTTTGTCGTCTTTACCTATTTATCCCCGTTGCTTCACGAAATAACCGGATTTAAAGAAAGCACGGTAGCAGTCATTCTTCTCGTCTATGGGATTGCCATTGCAATTGGTAATGTTATTGGAGGAAAAGCCGCTAACCGTAAGCCTGTATCTGCATTGCTCTACATGTTTGTGCTACAATCTATTGTACTTCTTATTCTAACATTCACTATCCCATTTAAGGCTGCAGGTCTGATTACCATTTTCTTTATGGGTTTATTAGCTTTTATGAATGTTCCAGGATTACAAGTATATGTGGTGATGTTGGCTGAACGTTATACGCCGAAATCGGTAGATGTAGCTTCTGCTTTCAATATTGCCGCATTTAATGCCGGAATTGCGATTGGGGCATACTTGGGTGGTGTGGTTACTGACTCCATGGGACTTATTCATACAGCATGGGTGGGATCATTAATGGTTCTCGCAGCCGTAGCCTTAACCGCTTGGGCTCGCGCTTTGGAAAGAAAAGATGAGACAAAGCTTACACATAAGCCATCTTATTGA
- a CDS encoding FadR/GntR family transcriptional regulator, with the protein MESGFKAIEKKNIVDDVFEQIKARIVNQTWKAGEKIPSENELCGLFNVSRVSIRSAVQKLRDLGLITTRHGKGSFVSDSATSFDIQRTAPIMNLSEKEFLDVMEFRELIETKCIELAVLRADEDDILAIEKALNEMIAQQHDYKKYSMADYQFHFAIVKASKNEVFVQIIDRIKNVYYYHLKELNRVLADMEDSLSGHTKQLEAIKCRDIDAVKRLVREGANNVTALTIQRLQNQTEKKG; encoded by the coding sequence ATGGAGAGCGGTTTCAAAGCGATAGAGAAAAAAAACATAGTCGATGACGTCTTTGAACAAATCAAGGCTAGGATTGTTAATCAGACTTGGAAAGCTGGGGAGAAGATTCCCTCAGAAAATGAATTGTGCGGTCTCTTTAATGTTAGCAGAGTAAGCATACGCAGTGCAGTGCAGAAGCTTCGAGATCTGGGGCTTATTACTACACGTCATGGTAAAGGATCTTTCGTGTCTGATAGTGCCACAAGCTTCGATATCCAGAGGACTGCTCCAATCATGAATTTAAGTGAAAAAGAATTTCTGGACGTCATGGAGTTTCGTGAATTGATTGAGACAAAGTGTATTGAATTGGCTGTTCTTCGTGCGGATGAGGATGATATTTTAGCCATTGAGAAAGCGCTTAACGAGATGATAGCCCAACAACATGATTATAAGAAATATTCAATGGCCGATTATCAATTTCACTTTGCAATTGTAAAGGCTTCCAAGAATGAAGTATTTGTTCAGATCATAGACCGTATTAAGAACGTCTATTATTATCACCTTAAAGAATTAAACAGAGTTCTAGCTGATATGGAAGATAGCTTATCAGGACATACGAAGCAATTGGAAGCGATTAAATGTAGAGATATTGATGCTGTTAAACGTTTAGTTCGCGAAGGGGCTAATAATGTTACTGCCCTAACGATTCAGCGACTGCAAAATCAAACGGAGAAAAAAGGGTAA
- a CDS encoding carbohydrate ABC transporter permease yields MATTKRRFSFFNASMYAILTVAAAVVLIPTFWMVSTAFKSNEEVMVSPPAWIPDHPTFDSFIRIWKDYPFLDYFLNSVLVVVASTVITIVFSALAGYGASRFKFRGKGTFLSFLLVTQMFPSIMLLIPFYKVLKTFGLIDSQWGLIVVYIAFAIPMCTWMMLGFFQGIPRELDEAAMIDGCSQIRTFVQIILPLSLPGLAATAIYSFLIGWNEYMFAFILVTTETLKTLPVGIGQLNGYYKVVWNDMMAASIISSLPLIVLFLFMQKYFISSLTAGAVKQ; encoded by the coding sequence ATGGCGACGACTAAACGCAGGTTTTCATTCTTTAATGCAAGCATGTATGCCATTCTCACGGTAGCTGCAGCTGTTGTATTAATTCCAACGTTCTGGATGGTATCAACTGCATTCAAATCAAATGAAGAGGTAATGGTTTCGCCGCCTGCGTGGATTCCTGATCACCCGACATTTGATTCCTTTATCCGAATTTGGAAGGACTATCCATTCTTGGATTACTTCCTTAATAGCGTACTTGTTGTAGTGGCTTCTACAGTAATTACAATCGTGTTCTCCGCGCTTGCTGGCTATGGGGCATCCCGGTTTAAATTTCGCGGTAAAGGGACTTTTCTGTCTTTCCTGCTAGTCACTCAAATGTTTCCTTCTATTATGCTATTAATTCCTTTCTATAAGGTATTAAAAACATTTGGGCTTATTGATTCACAATGGGGATTAATCGTCGTGTACATTGCTTTTGCGATACCCATGTGTACATGGATGATGCTAGGGTTCTTTCAAGGGATACCTAGAGAGCTGGATGAAGCGGCTATGATCGATGGCTGTAGTCAAATTCGTACATTTGTTCAGATCATATTGCCTTTATCTTTACCTGGTCTTGCGGCAACAGCAATCTATTCGTTCTTAATAGGCTGGAATGAGTATATGTTCGCCTTTATTCTTGTCACCACGGAAACCTTGAAGACACTACCGGTAGGGATAGGTCAACTAAACGGGTACTACAAAGTCGTTTGGAATGACATGATGGCTGCATCCATTATTTCGAGCCTACCGCTAATCGTTCTATTCTTATTTATGCAGAAGTACTTTATTAGTAGTCTGACTGCTGGAGCAGTAAAACAATAG
- a CDS encoding carbohydrate ABC transporter permease, producing MLSSKSGFKGIWFILPAVLTLLVLITYPLIYGAYISFFDTNLITKWNFEGFRYYKEIFSNTEFLSRIILTLHYTVWVVAGHFVIGLGLSLILNMKLKGITVFRVILILPWLFPEVVVGLLWKWLFNPLYGLFNSVLMGWGIIDDPVSWLGDEKTAFVAVIVVSIWKGFPMVMMLILAGLQSISEDVYEAAKIDGCNRNKAFRFVTLPALMPVLLVTIILDTVWWFKHFTMIWILTQGGPGNATNVVSIDIFKQAFEFFNFGKASAMAILVFFVCWLMGYGYRRLLGNGDD from the coding sequence ATGCTATCGTCCAAAAGCGGCTTCAAAGGAATTTGGTTTATTTTACCGGCCGTTCTTACCTTGCTAGTGTTGATTACGTATCCGTTAATATACGGGGCGTATATTAGTTTTTTTGATACCAATCTCATTACCAAGTGGAATTTCGAAGGGTTTAGGTATTACAAAGAAATATTTTCGAACACTGAGTTTTTGAGTCGTATTATTCTTACGCTGCACTATACGGTGTGGGTAGTGGCTGGACACTTCGTTATCGGATTAGGTTTATCCCTGATCTTGAATATGAAGCTAAAGGGTATTACCGTATTCCGTGTTATCTTGATTCTTCCCTGGTTATTCCCTGAAGTCGTTGTTGGATTGCTATGGAAGTGGCTATTTAATCCTTTATACGGCTTATTTAACTCAGTACTCATGGGTTGGGGAATTATCGATGATCCTGTTTCATGGCTTGGGGATGAGAAAACGGCTTTTGTTGCCGTTATCGTAGTATCCATCTGGAAGGGATTCCCGATGGTAATGATGCTCATACTAGCTGGCTTGCAAAGCATATCTGAGGATGTGTATGAAGCCGCTAAGATTGATGGATGTAATCGCAACAAAGCGTTTCGTTTCGTCACACTGCCTGCATTAATGCCAGTCCTGCTAGTAACCATAATATTGGATACAGTATGGTGGTTTAAGCACTTTACGATGATCTGGATTCTGACACAAGGTGGACCAGGAAATGCAACGAACGTGGTCAGTATCGACATCTTCAAGCAAGCGTTCGAATTCTTTAATTTCGGTAAGGCATCAGCGATGGCTATTTTGGTCTTCTTTGTATGCTGGTTAATGGGATATGGCTATAGGAGGTTGTTAGGCAATGGCGACGACTAA
- a CDS encoding aldo/keto reductase: MVAKNLQDTTTLHNGIAMPWFGLGVFKAEEGAELVQAVKSAIKHGYRSIDTAAIYQNEKSVGQGIREAIVDTQISREDLFITSKVWNADLGYESTLAAYETSLNKLGLEYLDLYLIHWPVKGKYKEAWRALETLYKAGRVKAIGVSNFHIHHIEDLMESATIKPMVDQVEFHPQLSQQELVKYCKEHEIQFEAWSPLMQGKLLDNPVLQEIAGQHNKSIAQIILRWDLQHGIVTIPKSTKEHRIIENSDIFDFELSAENMARIDALNKNLRVGPDPDNFNF, encoded by the coding sequence ATGGTCGCCAAAAATCTGCAGGATACAACAACACTACACAACGGTATTGCAATGCCTTGGTTTGGGCTCGGAGTTTTCAAAGCAGAGGAAGGCGCTGAATTAGTCCAAGCTGTAAAATCAGCAATTAAACATGGATATCGCAGCATCGACACAGCCGCTATTTATCAGAATGAAAAAAGCGTCGGACAAGGAATCCGAGAAGCTATTGTAGATACCCAAATTTCTAGAGAAGACCTCTTTATTACTTCAAAGGTTTGGAATGCTGATCTCGGGTATGAATCCACGCTGGCAGCCTACGAAACAAGCTTGAATAAGCTAGGCTTGGAGTATCTTGATTTATACCTTATTCACTGGCCTGTAAAGGGTAAGTATAAAGAAGCGTGGAGAGCCTTGGAAACCCTATATAAAGCTGGGCGCGTTAAGGCAATTGGGGTAAGTAACTTCCACATTCATCATATTGAAGACCTTATGGAAAGTGCCACAATTAAACCAATGGTAGACCAAGTGGAGTTCCATCCTCAGTTATCCCAGCAGGAGCTAGTAAAATATTGCAAGGAACACGAAATACAATTCGAAGCGTGGTCTCCATTAATGCAAGGTAAGCTGCTGGATAATCCTGTCTTACAAGAAATCGCTGGTCAGCATAACAAGTCGATTGCTCAGATTATTCTGCGTTGGGATTTACAGCACGGCATTGTTACGATTCCGAAATCAACCAAAGAGCATCGCATTATTGAAAACTCAGACATATTTGATTTTGAATTATCAGCTGAAAATATGGCACGGATCGATGCCCTGAACAAGAATCTTCGTGTCGGTCCAGATCCGGATAACTTTAATTTTTAA
- a CDS encoding response regulator produces the protein MKVIIMDDENAMHLIMRRMLAKIVGVEIVGSFHETTSAMTFLDEHEVDLAFLDISMPRENGIDFARRLRENGKQTKLVFVTSHKEYALSAFDVYAFDYILKPVEQARIHKTVQRAQLSVKPTEMVLVEKASSSTVHDVIINCLGGVEIRSERAAVAKWNSKKSAELFGYLLIHQGRLVSRARLIEDIFAGMPQKNAEIYLNTTVYKIRKILEMYGLKESLYSDSNHYALNLNDANVDIISFEEGYRNMDAIDDTNIEEAIKLEQLYKGDLFGDRAFPWAWSEVERFSLMYTSLTQQLCSALLNRGDTSGAILLLLRLIARNELDEQSIELLMMAYAAQKNKEALTQLYMRFTETLHQEMGVSPSFATTTLYRELLTELDS, from the coding sequence GTGAAGGTAATTATTATGGATGATGAAAATGCTATGCATTTAATTATGAGGCGAATGCTCGCTAAAATAGTTGGTGTCGAAATTGTTGGAAGCTTCCATGAGACGACTTCAGCAATGACCTTTCTGGATGAGCATGAGGTGGACTTAGCATTTTTAGATATTAGTATGCCAAGGGAGAATGGTATTGATTTTGCTAGACGGTTAAGAGAGAACGGCAAGCAGACGAAGCTTGTATTCGTGACGTCTCATAAAGAATATGCATTATCTGCATTTGATGTCTATGCCTTTGACTATATTTTGAAGCCTGTTGAGCAAGCTAGAATTCACAAGACTGTCCAAAGAGCACAATTGTCTGTTAAGCCAACGGAAATGGTATTAGTTGAGAAAGCTTCCTCGTCTACTGTCCATGATGTCATCATTAATTGTCTAGGCGGAGTCGAGATTCGAAGCGAACGGGCTGCAGTGGCTAAGTGGAATTCCAAAAAAAGTGCGGAGCTCTTCGGATACCTACTCATACATCAAGGGAGACTTGTATCTAGAGCAAGACTGATTGAAGATATTTTTGCCGGAATGCCTCAGAAGAACGCCGAGATCTACTTAAACACGACAGTCTATAAGATACGCAAAATATTGGAAATGTATGGACTCAAGGAGAGTCTGTACTCTGACAGTAACCATTATGCGCTAAACCTTAATGATGCGAATGTGGATATAATAAGCTTTGAAGAGGGCTATAGAAATATGGATGCCATTGATGATACGAATATTGAAGAGGCAATCAAGCTAGAGCAGCTGTATAAAGGAGACTTATTCGGAGATCGCGCCTTTCCTTGGGCTTGGAGCGAGGTGGAGCGATTTTCACTAATGTACACGTCATTGACCCAACAATTGTGCAGCGCTTTGTTAAATAGAGGGGATACGTCCGGTGCTATCCTACTATTACTGAGGCTCATTGCTCGTAACGAGCTAGACGAACAATCCATCGAGCTACTTATGATGGCCTATGCGGCACAGAAGAATAAAGAAGCTCTAACTCAGCTTTATATGAGATTTACTGAAACGCTACATCAGGAAATGGGGGTAAGCCCCTCTTTTGCAACGACTACCTTGTACCGAGAATTACTAACAGAGCTGGATTCATAG
- a CDS encoding ABC transporter substrate-binding protein has protein sequence MKVKKLGSWISILAIMGLTLTACGSNKETKSNDAEGAKQVTIKIMSVSQTENPDGPAELEMAERYMKLHPEVKIEFIGVPMNDLYKKVTAMATAGDLPDAFTNTPQFIRTAYGMNITTDLTKLLGEDYLKAFYPNILEESSVDGKLQLLPWTAAPMALVYRGDWFEAEGLKAPENWDEFLDAAKKLTKDTNGDGKADQWGFGMIGTRNGSGADRFMTVLRSYGVDELKKDDSGKWITQLDTPEAKEAFQFYVDLNNKHGVVPPGVTETGFPEAASLMATGKVAMMLTGPNALGNIISQNPDLKGKLYSTPIPMKVKHTATFGVLGYSIAETSQHKEVVADYLKFMVNPENALAWNTVSGRLPTTIEVGKQQQMSTPEYAGFVKALEYAFSIPAFDQYSQFQDIIAEAYQSMIAGNQSVEQATKRATNRANEVIKNNK, from the coding sequence ATGAAGGTAAAAAAGCTTGGCAGTTGGATTTCTATTCTAGCTATTATGGGATTGACGCTTACGGCGTGCGGTAGTAACAAAGAGACAAAGAGTAACGATGCCGAAGGAGCTAAGCAGGTTACGATTAAGATCATGTCGGTGTCACAGACAGAAAATCCGGATGGTCCAGCTGAGCTTGAGATGGCAGAACGTTATATGAAGCTGCATCCTGAAGTGAAGATTGAATTTATTGGAGTACCAATGAACGATCTGTATAAGAAGGTTACCGCAATGGCAACAGCAGGTGACTTGCCGGATGCATTCACGAATACACCGCAATTTATTCGTACTGCATATGGAATGAACATCACAACAGATTTAACGAAGCTGCTTGGCGAAGATTATTTAAAAGCGTTCTATCCTAACATTCTCGAGGAATCAAGCGTAGATGGCAAGCTACAATTATTACCATGGACTGCAGCTCCAATGGCTCTTGTCTATCGCGGAGATTGGTTCGAAGCTGAAGGGCTGAAGGCTCCTGAGAACTGGGATGAGTTCTTGGATGCCGCGAAGAAGCTGACGAAGGATACTAATGGAGATGGCAAAGCAGATCAATGGGGATTCGGAATGATCGGAACACGTAATGGCTCCGGTGCTGACCGCTTTATGACTGTGTTGCGTTCGTATGGTGTAGATGAATTGAAGAAAGATGATAGTGGCAAATGGATCACACAGCTAGATACTCCTGAAGCTAAAGAAGCATTTCAATTTTATGTGGATTTGAATAACAAACACGGAGTCGTTCCACCGGGAGTGACTGAAACAGGATTCCCTGAAGCAGCAAGCTTAATGGCGACTGGCAAGGTAGCTATGATGCTCACAGGTCCGAATGCACTTGGAAATATTATTAGCCAAAACCCAGACCTCAAAGGAAAGCTTTACAGTACACCTATTCCGATGAAAGTAAAGCATACAGCAACCTTTGGAGTTCTAGGCTATTCAATCGCTGAAACGAGCCAGCACAAAGAAGTTGTAGCTGACTACCTCAAGTTTATGGTGAATCCTGAAAATGCATTGGCATGGAATACTGTTAGCGGTCGTCTTCCTACTACCATTGAAGTGGGCAAGCAGCAACAGATGTCTACACCTGAATATGCAGGGTTTGTGAAAGCGCTTGAATATGCATTCTCCATACCTGCTTTCGATCAATACTCGCAATTCCAAGATATTATTGCCGAGGCTTATCAATCTATGATTGCTGGTAATCAAAGCGTAGAACAGGCTACGAAGAGAGCGACCAATCGTGCGAATGAAGTGATTAAGAACAACAAATAA
- a CDS encoding winged helix-turn-helix transcriptional regulator, with protein sequence MKKKYNISVEATLEVIGGKWKCVILCHLTHGKKRTSDFKRLMPNITQKMLTQQLRELEQDGIVTRKSYNQVPPKVEYELSEYGWSLKSILDSLCAWGDNHIIKEYGDKFAVLEDNILNNKP encoded by the coding sequence ATAAAGAAAAAATATAATATTTCAGTGGAAGCGACCTTAGAGGTAATCGGGGGAAAGTGGAAGTGTGTCATTCTTTGTCATCTCACGCATGGTAAGAAACGAACAAGTGATTTTAAGCGTCTTATGCCTAATATTACTCAAAAAATGCTGACCCAACAGCTTAGAGAATTAGAGCAGGATGGCATAGTGACTCGGAAGAGCTACAATCAGGTTCCTCCAAAGGTAGAATATGAGCTTAGCGAGTATGGATGGAGCTTGAAATCGATATTAGATTCTCTCTGTGCTTGGGGTGACAATCATATTATTAAAGAGTACGGAGATAAATTTGCTGTCTTAGAGGACAATATATTGAACAATAAACCATAA
- a CDS encoding LysR family transcriptional regulator, whose amino-acid sequence MHLEQLEFIVEVAKTGSLTRAAQNRHVTLSAVSQSISNLEGELGVTLFTRSRNGAVVTAEGQAIIRKAVEVLSKLQELKQEANLYSDMQSGELRIASIPGPLSLLVNTIVSFKRDYSQIQMDITEKGSSEIIEDIQHNRADIGLVILFESLLSKHPSLSFGRLLEGKLVVAVSKKSPLALYPSLSPEELLFQPVVLYKDDYLKWFIDQFEASYGRLNTLFYTNNTVAIQKAVSENLAVTVGLDFSFNNRSSSDKDTVTIKLDLPDQPSVYLGWISPEDKKLPKASRLFINKLQYEFDKY is encoded by the coding sequence ATGCATTTGGAACAGCTGGAGTTTATTGTAGAGGTTGCTAAAACCGGGTCACTAACGAGAGCGGCTCAGAATAGGCATGTTACGCTATCCGCTGTCAGCCAATCCATCTCTAATCTGGAGGGGGAGCTAGGAGTTACCTTATTTACCCGTTCTCGGAACGGGGCTGTAGTCACTGCCGAGGGGCAAGCGATTATAAGGAAAGCTGTAGAGGTGTTAAGCAAGCTTCAGGAGCTCAAGCAGGAGGCTAATCTCTATTCCGATATGCAAAGCGGTGAGCTTCGTATCGCATCCATACCGGGACCTTTATCCTTACTAGTTAACACCATCGTCAGCTTCAAAAGAGATTATTCGCAAATCCAAATGGACATAACAGAAAAGGGCTCTTCAGAGATTATCGAGGATATTCAGCACAATCGTGCAGATATCGGACTCGTTATTTTGTTTGAAAGTCTACTTAGTAAGCATCCATCCCTGTCATTCGGACGATTATTAGAGGGAAAGCTAGTCGTTGCCGTGAGTAAAAAATCCCCGCTAGCCCTCTACCCCTCCCTTTCGCCTGAGGAGCTACTGTTTCAGCCAGTTGTCCTCTATAAGGATGACTACTTAAAATGGTTTATCGATCAATTCGAAGCAAGCTATGGTCGCTTAAATACATTGTTTTACACCAATAACACCGTTGCGATCCAGAAGGCCGTAAGCGAAAATTTAGCTGTTACCGTCGGTCTTGATTTTTCGTTTAATAACCGCTCATCCTCCGATAAAGACACAGTTACGATTAAATTGGATCTGCCTGATCAACCTTCTGTCTATCTGGGCTGGATTAGTCCAGAGGATAAGAAGCTGCCCAAAGCATCCCGTCTTTTCATTAATAAGCTCCAATACGAGTTCGACAAGTATTAA